TGCCAGTCGGCTCTTCCATCGCTCATTTCCATGAAGTATTCCCAGGCCAACTAAAGATATTCTCTACACACAATGTCAATCGCACCATCAGTGGCCCTATCGTCccattaaatgcaaaaaaaagaacaaatgccaaaaatttcccttttctGTCTATTTGACACCACAGCTTTATTTGACACCCCtaaaaaatatgaatcaaTGGAGTATAGTAATACttgattaaaagcatcaccccgcaaatctgaggtggtacgaattccaagtggagtattcgtatacgggatcgtagattatgaagagaaggttgattccgtccattccttcctaactggcgtaaaaacggcccagaagatgaggtgcgtgcacacggctggcgcgctctaatcgaactcgttttagaaaatagcgcgccggaacgcacGAGGCGGTgacttccgggccgttttttacggcaattaggaagaaatgaacggaatcaccccctctccataatctacgatcccgtatacgaatactccatcagaaatccgtaccacctcagattcatggcgTGATGTCTTTAATATAGATTAAATTCTTTAATATAGATATGTAAAATAACATTTCGTGAAAGCGtacaaattaatttcaaagaaaagagtaCTCTAGAGTTTGTAGGAAACAAAAGGAAGCtaaatgaaagtgaaagtaGTAGCGCTGTATCAAATTACGAATCATCATTAAGGGCCCTCCTATTGATATCGAGAAAGAGGAGGGAGGAGATATAGCACAACTTCGAGATCTTTACGGGTGAGTTATCGAGTcagttggaaaattttttactAATCATAGAATTGCTATCTACAGTGAGGATGAAATGCGTAACGCACTCCCACCGAATTCCACACTTAAGTGGAACACAACGCGAGATGAGATGGGAAAATACCTGGTTCCTTACACAATAGAAGGCTCCTATAGTGCGTTTATGCTAAAATTGGATcgccatgaaaaaaaagaatttaattgaTGGCCTATTTTAGCTTCCGACGAGAGGAAAATGATTAGCGATGCGATGAGAATGATTGAAAAGAATACGTGCGTACGATTCAAAAGAAGGCGCGGTGAAGAAGATTATCTCGAAATTCGAAGTGAAGAGGACGGGTAACTTTTCAAACATATTCAAATGTTCCCATACATATATGAAAACATTATCCTTtgttcattagaaaaaaatttgattctcAAAGATATTCAAGGTTACAATATCTAGGATTTTACTTCAGTTGTTTCTTAACAATGTCAAAGTGCATTTCAACTATTCGCCTctaaaagaaagtaaaacacTGCGTTaatgaaaaaagcattttGCACTATTACACAGCGTTTCAACTATCATGCCCCTATACAAAGAtttgatttggaaaaaaaattcaaactatTTTAGATGTTATACTCGCGTTGGGCGGTataaagggaaaaatattttaaatttacagGCAAGCGGAGCAGGAACGTGAGTTAGAATTATCAGCGGTGCAGCAtattactaagagaaaaaaatctcaatttttcaGTTGTATGGTGATGAGAACAGTTACTCATGAATTACTGCACACCCTCGGTTTATGGCATGAACACATGCGTGAGGATAGAGATAAATACGTCAAAGTACATGTAGAAAACATTGAAGAAGGTAGGTGCTTCTGTCACAACACACGACCAACattttgcaaagttttctCCCCAAGCACTCATTCTCTTCTCGTTCCTCTCTTTCCTCACGAAATGAgtttttgatttgaattttcttcgcaACATTTTGAGGACATCGCTgatggatatatatatatatatccattGGCGATATCCTCAAAATGTTGCGATTATATATGGATAGTTAGGCACTATTTGATTTACTATTTATGCTAAAAGAATGACCTATAGTGGGATCAAAAAGACacgaagcacgtacgcaattgcgtacgcggcttcccTCGAGActcttcggtggagcgtagcggctagcgccgtggtgaaacccttgctgacaccattcaTTGCAGCAgcttgcgacggtcccaactcggttccaactgctgcctcaaCCGCGCCTTTTCgagtgcgtacgcaaat
The Necator americanus strain Aroian chromosome I, whole genome shotgun sequence genome window above contains:
- a CDS encoding hypothetical protein (NECATOR_CHRI.G808.T2), which produces MGTLSIVLQSFAVLHLIIAIKRGPPIDIEKEEGGDIAQLRDLYGEDEMRNALPPNSTLKWNTTRDEMGKYLVPYTIEGSYTSDERKMISDAMRMIEKNTCVRFKRRRGEEDYLEIRSEEDGCMVMRTVTHELLHTLGLWHEHMREDRDKYVKVHVENIEEGSHSQFRKIVKPFADIYGVPYDYMSVMHYGKRAFAKPGTITLETLDPDYQDLIGKAKRPSKNDYKKICRIYKCKYCNGKKMKH
- a CDS encoding hypothetical protein (NECATOR_CHRI.G808.T1), giving the protein MGTLSIVLQSFAVLHLIIAIKRGPPIDIEKEEGGDIAQLRDLYGEDEMRNALPPNSTLKWNTTRDEMGKYLVPYTIEGSYTSDERKMISDAMRMIEKNTCVRFKRRRGEEDYLEIRSEEDGCYTRVGRYKGKNILNLQASGAGTCMVMRTVTHELLHTLGLWHEHMREDRDKYVKVHVENIEEGSHSQFRKIVKPFADIYGVPYDYMSVMHYGKRAFAKPGTITLETLDPDYQDLIGKAKRPSKNDYKKICRIYKCKYCNGKKMKH